The Solea senegalensis isolate Sse05_10M linkage group LG14, IFAPA_SoseM_1, whole genome shotgun sequence genomic sequence aacagcCACTTCTGCCccaatgtaaatgtttttattgctgtCTGCTGAAAGTCAAGCCGCTTTCTGCCCATGCACGGTAAGTAAAGCTCCACGAGTCAAGTGTATTGAACTCCTACATGTTATTGATTTTCACAGGATAGAAGATATCCTGCATTTAGGATTCAAGTCActtcaatttttatttatttgtgtattttttgataAATGTAGTTCTCCCTGTCTCTTCTATTTGTTAAGTTATCCAAAAATAAGCGCATGGACCACCAACAGCAGTGTTCAACAGCTTCTAACTCCCAGATGTTGAGGTGTTAAAAAGGTGTTAAAACGGGTGAGTCATTACCTAAGGTGCTAAACAACAACTTCTTTGTGTCCATATTGTACAGtggtgtgtttttccacatctATCTATTTCACAacagtttaaaagaatatactttagttatttgttgttgtttttttatctggagCAATAAAACCAGTTATCATTTAAGGATTTGTGGTCAGCCTCCTCAGTTCATCCAGCACGGGTTTATCTGCAGTGCCGTCTCCTGGCACACTCTGCGCAGCTCTACttgagatgctgctgctgttggggTTATTCATCACAGGGGCTGGAGCAAAAACAAGGTAAATGTAGTTTTTCCACTCATCACATGAAATGTATGTTGAATATTATGCACCTCGATGCATACTATACGATGGCCACTGTAGTTGCCTGacactgttttttattaaatttctcTAATTGTATTTTACTGACTAATAACTAGTACAAATTGGTACGACAAGCACGCTCAGGCGAGTTTGCTCATTTACAAATtgcaaaatggccgacttcccgTTGATTTGAGGCGAAGGTTACAGACGACtattttgttcgtcttggtaacatcttcccaccaagtttcgggaaattcggtggaactcaattttgtcTCTGTTTAAACCTTAGGGGAcactatagagcccttgagtaATGCACGGGTCCGGGAACTATGCCAACATCACATtttgccagacctgacctccatgcaaagtttcaagcgcttttatgcatgttaaccccctcaaaaatgactgcaaagccatggatataataataattaattaataacaacTGTTTTGGCCccctaataataatgatgataataatagtaacctCTAGGAGATGGGTTGAAGAAGACTGTGACTCTGTTGCTCTTCTTCACTGgaggaatgaaaacaacaacagccagGTATTGTAACACCTGGCTGTACTGGCTGGAGCTGAACTGGATGTTGGTGATTAACACAGTTTCCAACAGGCTAACCACCATCAGAACGAGGCTGACGCAGAAGAAAACATCTGCAGGAAACAACGACAGCAAGAGTTCATGACTTCACTTGATCCTGTCTTGAAAATCACACAAGGAAATAATGAAATGCTATTAAATGATGCAATAAGAACATTATCTGCGGGAAGTTAGTTATCATCAATacacacaagcttcctctgatgGTAAATTGGAGGAAAATCCTACAGGTGaaaaaatgactgtatatcAAAAATCACTTgactaaatattatattatgaatattatCCTCAGTAGTTAATTGAATGGTAATGTCACTCACTGATGAGCGGCGTCTCCCCAGTGACTGGCAGCAGGTCGCTCATGATGAGCAGGAAGACGGTGTATCCCAGGATGAGGGTCGTCTTGAAGAGAGATCGGTCCACACTTTGTGACgacagcaggaaactgaagagGTCGACTGTGATGAGGAAGCAGCTGGGGATCAGCAGGTTCATCGCGTACAGTGAAAAATGAATCTTTGGAAAagcaacacacactgacattatttctgttctgttcatgtCTCACTGTACACATGTACACCAGCTCATATAATTCAAAAGTGCTTACAAAGTACTTCATATCAGAATATTTCCCCTCATTTAACTCTAGGGCAGTATGAGACGCGCTGATGTCTGCCAGCTCCCACTCCCCTCTGGTCTGCAGCTTTTCTCTGGACTCCTGCAGAATCTGCGCCACAGTGCTGCCTTGAATCATCCTCACATCAGCAGCTTCaagaaaatgtaacattaaatTGTGAGTTTTATTATTACATGCTCAGGATATCATTGTTTGAGAAAACAGTAGGCAAGATTTTGTTGTAAATGATCAATAAATCCATAATAATCTCTTACACCTCTCTGTTTACAGGCTCACAACTATGTAGCATCACAGGAGGATGAGACCACTCAGAAAGAAGGGGGTGCTTCACCTACTGCAGGTTTTCTTCCTGTGCTGAATACACTGACAAAACTTTCCTAAACTTCAAAAAGTATTTTGTGGGTAAGTTTTGGTCATTTTCTATAAAATTGTGTTtagtcttcatgaacagaaacaatataatattatttgtatgctgtgtacTTTATCTTGAAGGTATGGTTAGTTCTGCACAGTTCCAGCTTTTAATAGATAGACATCTTTGcttaattcaaaaataatcaaaatgtcTCTTGTGTTACCATGAAGCAGCAGAAAGTAGATGGAGATGAGTTTTGCTTCCGTCATTTTCAGGATCATTTAAGTCTTTATCGCGACATTTGATTACAAAGTGAAATGGTGCACGAGCTGCTCCATCATACTGAGATGTTCTGCAACAGCCAGATCATTTGTTGAAAATGAGTTGCCTCCTCCAGAGGCTAATATTGACTCCAGATTCCTACATGGTGGCATAATTTATTGGAAAACTGGATTGGATTATACAACAGTTTGGTAAATCACCAGGAGGtggatttctttatttcatttattttgaacattgCCGACGGCACAGTGGTTACACGCATGACAACGATTATTTGGATAAATACccttttttgtaatttatggGGGAAATTTACTGCAATTCACAAATGTTGATGTCAGTGGGGAGAACTTTTGCTCTCTGAATATCGTTTATTTACAGCCCAGAAATTAAGAGACTTTTGGTTTCCTTTGAAGTTTTTATTGTTACACAAAGACACTCATTACACTCACTAACAGAGAAGGCATCAGTGTAAttacagaggtggaaagtaaagAATCACATTTACtcgcattactgtaattgactaggtttttgtgtactttttttaaatttataattttacttttacttacgtatgtttttttggaagtactgtacttcactaaatcacatccgttactaagtaaaaaaatgtaaataaaaagaatttaaataactaaatacaCAAAAAGAATTCATgcactggaaactttggcagtgaataatgaggacaggtgaattggagCTAAATAAGGAGAAagttgacccattttgactgacacattatgtgtttccATTTAATTTAAGACAATTTATGttagatttgtgtccccttgacctttttgcatgacacaagaaaaaatcccaaccttgttaaaaaaaagtaactaagtaacttttactctgactacattttaaacaggctacttttttactgtaacttacatttttagaccagcaCTTTTCCTAaatttttatcaaaatagtggtacttttacttgagtaaaacatttcagtatactctttccacctctgcgtATTCATAAACAGCAGAAAATGACACATGGGAATAGTAAATATTCTGATTATGATGACAAATACACTCCTTGTCCCAAATCCATTTGGCTTAAAGCAATAAATTAACTTTACATAAACAGACTGTGAGACGTTGACAGGTCTAGTTACATAAACGGCTTGGACTGAACTGGTCCCAGCTCTGGTCTGGTCTGTAGTTCAGGTCTGGCTGATCCAGACGCACCACATGGAGATGATGACCAGGGCGTAGCAGGTTATGAGCAGCAGATAGATGCGAAAGAGCAGGAAGTCCAGGACATACCCTACATGACACCACTGGTTCTGCAGCTCGTTCTCCTTCTGCAGCGAGATGAGGTGAGCACGGAGGTCACCCAGGTATTGACAGATCTGTTGCAGTTCAGTCAGTGGCGCTGTGTCTGTCAGGGGGAACAATGATGGACGGGATCACATGAGGACAAGAACCTAACAGTCAAACTACCGGAAATTATGTGAAAATAGATTTGTCATGTGAAAGTCATTGTTTCTTAAACCTTAAACCTTCAACTCTATTGTCTATACCAGAACTACCATAACCATCaggaaaaacacaagaacaatTGCATTTGCCACTAAAACACAGACCACTTTGATGTACAGCTACTTGTTTTTTAATAACCTTCATTATTGGTCGTGTGCTGGGGAGAACTCTGCTCGGCTGGTTGGACGATCCATAGGCCCGGGCTGTCGTTTGAACTCTCAGGTGTGTCTGTCTTTGGTGCGGACGGAGGCTGGGTGTCCTCCGGCCAGCGGTAGCAGATGAGGGTGGCTATATGTTTGAGGACGACTATCCTCACCCAGTTTGGGACCTCTTGATATTTCAGGGAGCTGTGGTGGAGGACACTGGTAATGATGACCGTCTCCAGTAGACTGATGACCATGAGAGCCAGACACACTGAGAAATAGATACCTGCAGTGGATTAAAAGACAGAGGGAAACATTTAAACTAGACCAAAACCAGTAGCTTTCCCAACTGTTATGTTTTTGGTTGGTTTTCAGTTTTggattaaataaatatctactttataaatgttttctctttctccattACTCGGTCACTCACtaatatacagtgtataaaaTGGTCCTTCCAATATCTGTGTGAGTGAAACGTGGATCCGAGTGCATGATTGTCTTTAACTTCATTAATTTAGAGCAatgaaaaaactaaaatttaaaCTATATCTTAGATTTGAACTTTCAGATTTCCTAAAATGCAGGAAATCTGTGGTAAGATACTGGCCTGAAAGACAATAACATGAATTCCAATGTAAATAGAAACCAAGATGAACTGGGGagaatttcttcttctttttctacttGCTAGATCTTATGTTGAAGATTCTATTATCCTGTAATTTACTTTTGCTGAAAGTCACTATGTTCATGGAAACCACGacattaagttaaaaaaaaggcaagcaATACATTACACTGGGAGCAGTGTAGCATCAAGACATGTACAGatattaaagcaacacaacatATGTGGCCGGGTGGGAAAACATTCCTCATTAATACCACTAGAGGGCACTTTTGCACATTTGGGTGACGATCTCAAGAGATACCTGGGAAAGAAACAGTATTTTCACTCGATGGGGAGTTTTCAAGTGGACATTGTGAGCACTTTTGAATGTAAATAAGCTCCGGAATGCATCAAATGTTGGTCATTTTGAATTTATACAACCTGCATTTTGTGATGGGGTTTGAATGGTATTTGTTCAATGTCAGTAGATCTCACTCAGGCCATTTGAGGAACAGACAGTCACCATTGCAATGTTGTCATAATGTGCTGTGACCACTGTTAGCACTCCTGAACAGCTCCATATTCTGGTATTGTTAAATTCTGGTATCAAAAATTGTAAAATTGCAGATTGTCAATTGTGTTTGTGCCAGAGTTATTGAACCGTAAATGTGTTTGCAGCCCATCTGATAAGTTTGACAATATATTGAGACCTTAAACCATCCTCAGTGCTgggtttatttgatttattttattttttgagacACTATTGTAAGGcatgtcagttttttttaacttattgttgttgttccttCATAACTGAACACCAATTTACTGTTCAGAATAaagatttgtttgatttgtaaAACTGGCGTGAGTTGGGCATGTTGAAATGACTAAATGACAACACCATTAAAGGGACAAGGAAACACTCTAatctctgtcatctctgtctGTCATCAGCTCTACGTGGCATCACATCTGACCTATGATGGGCGTGCCGTTTGCTGTGCTGGGCAGCAGGTCATTCATGATGAGCAGGAACACGGTGTATCCCAGGATGAGGGTCATCTTGAAGGAGGCGCGGTCGACGCTGTGGGGCGGCAGGTAGAAGGACAGGATGTCGATGAGCATGAGGAAGGAGCTGGGGATGAGCAGGTTTACCACATAGAGAACTGGACGCCGCTTGATGACCACCTGGTGAACAAGAAGCCCGATGGTTATAGAATGGCTTCATCtgtcatgacctctgacccctggaCTACACGTGTATATGTGTTGTGGTATATTTcgtttttattttcatggactTTGAATGTTGGATTGATTTtgccttttgtgtttattttatttgttttatttaagactgtgtgtccatttgtttttggttaGGACCAACATCTGGCTCTTCACCTGCTCTAGCACACTAGTTTTTTTGAGCTGCTTGTTGTGGTTGAAAATGACAATTGACACATGTGAGTGGGGAGT encodes the following:
- the LOC122780566 gene encoding 5-hydroxytryptamine receptor 3A-like, with the translated sequence MSPTVGIISGLLLMSVSLCCSKLPCKKGHSGPTYESMQAVFDLQPFRPAVNLSNPTITNISFTLYAVLGVNEKTQILTTFLWLRLYWHHEFLIWDPDNCDGVTKISLPVKKLWSPDIIVYEFVDDDVSQACPYVYVNHTGHIRWDRMLRLVSACNLEIFSFPFDVQNCTFTFGSYMHTIKDVRVSPALTFAEMSANSKRYLEASGEWELVDILGETSILQFGIDEWDIITFWVVIKRRPVLYVVNLLIPSSFLMLIDILSFYLPPHSVDRASFKMTLILGYTVFLLIMNDLLPSTANGTPIIGIYFSVCLALMVISLLETVIITSVLHHSSLKYQEVPNWVRIVVLKHIATLICYRWPEDTQPPSAPKTDTPESSNDSPGLWIVQPAEQSSPQHTTNNEDTAPLTELQQICQYLGDLRAHLISLQKENELQNQWCHVGYVLDFLLFRIYLLLITCYALVIISMWCVWISQT